One Pseudomonas sp. FP1742 genomic window carries:
- a CDS encoding circularly permuted type 2 ATP-grasp protein yields MSRAFFNEMYDASGGCRPHYQEFARWLADIPLELLDQRRREADLLFHRAGITFTLYGDEQGTERLIPFDIIPRSIKASEWQMVERGCIQRVQALNMFLADIYHGQRILKEGIIPAEQVLANEGYQVAMQGLNLHRGIYAHIAGVDLVRDGDGSYYVLEDNLRTPSGVSYMLEDRKMMMRLFPELFAAQRVAPIDHYPNLLLDTLKSSSPLDNPTAVVLTPGRFNSAYFEHAFLAREMGVELVEGADLFVRDDHVYMRTTAGPRQVDVIYRRLDDAYLDPLSFNPDSMLGVPGLIAAYRSGNVVLANAVGTGVADDKSIYPYVGDMIRFYLAEEPILKNVPTWQCRKPEELSHVLANLPELVVKETQGSGGYGMLVGPAATAAEIEDFRARLKARPEAYIAQPTLCLSTCPTFVENGIAPRHIDLRPFVLSGSETRLVPGGLTRVALREGSLVVNSSQGGGTKDTWVVED; encoded by the coding sequence ATGTCCCGAGCTTTTTTTAATGAAATGTATGATGCGAGTGGTGGCTGCCGCCCACATTACCAGGAGTTCGCGCGTTGGTTGGCGGACATCCCTCTGGAGTTGCTGGATCAACGTCGTCGCGAAGCAGACCTGTTGTTCCACCGAGCCGGCATCACCTTCACCTTATACGGGGACGAGCAGGGCACCGAGCGGTTGATTCCGTTCGACATCATTCCGCGCAGCATCAAGGCCAGCGAATGGCAAATGGTCGAGCGCGGCTGCATTCAGCGGGTCCAGGCATTGAACATGTTCCTGGCCGACATCTACCACGGGCAACGTATTCTCAAGGAGGGCATTATTCCGGCCGAACAGGTTTTGGCCAACGAGGGTTATCAGGTCGCCATGCAGGGCCTGAATCTGCACCGGGGCATCTACGCTCATATCGCCGGGGTCGATCTGGTCCGCGACGGCGATGGCAGCTACTACGTACTGGAAGACAATCTGCGTACCCCCAGCGGCGTCAGCTACATGCTCGAAGACCGCAAAATGATGATGCGTTTGTTCCCCGAACTCTTTGCCGCCCAGCGTGTGGCGCCCATCGATCACTACCCGAACCTGCTTCTCGACACACTTAAAAGCTCCAGCCCGCTGGACAACCCCACAGCCGTGGTGCTGACCCCGGGTCGCTTCAACAGCGCTTACTTCGAACACGCGTTCCTGGCCCGTGAGATGGGTGTGGAACTGGTGGAGGGCGCTGATCTGTTTGTCCGCGACGATCACGTTTATATGCGCACCACCGCCGGCCCAAGACAGGTGGATGTCATTTATCGCCGTCTCGACGATGCATATCTCGATCCACTGTCGTTCAACCCGGATTCCATGCTCGGCGTACCGGGCCTGATTGCCGCTTACCGCTCAGGCAATGTGGTGCTGGCGAACGCCGTCGGCACCGGCGTGGCCGACGACAAGTCGATCTATCCCTATGTCGGCGACATGATCCGCTTCTACCTCGCCGAAGAACCGATCCTCAAGAACGTGCCGACCTGGCAATGCCGCAAGCCGGAAGAACTGTCCCATGTACTGGCGAATCTGCCGGAACTGGTGGTCAAGGAAACCCAGGGTTCCGGCGGCTACGGCATGCTGGTTGGCCCGGCAGCCACGGCGGCGGAGATCGAAGACTTCCGCGCGCGGCTCAAGGCGCGCCCCGAGGCTTACATCGCCCAACCGACGCTGTGCCTGTCGACGTGCCCGACCTTTGTCGAAAACGGTATCGCCCCACGCCACATTGATCTGCGCCCGTTTGTGCTGTCTGGCAGTGAAACCCGTCTGGTGCCCGGCGGCTTGACCCGCGTGGCATTGCGCGAAGGCTCTTTGGTGGTGAACTCGTCTCAGGGCGGCGGCACCAAAGACACTTGGGTAGTGGAGGACTAA
- a CDS encoding acyl-CoA dehydrogenase family protein: protein MDWMAHLSLEHHEACARARTLLDKWRGRAAETEQARCISQQTMDELLAEGLMQLIVPERYGGLQCDWPTLVEVSRIAARICPSTAWMIGLVGSHAAIVGRLSSDCQAQVFADGPGQIIATASVSQEVSILKVDGGFRISGTWRFSSGIDHAGWVIVSAKDPRDTSLTPVLLFTLRIGEVQIEDVWHVSGMCGTGSKDLRLDDVFVADAWVTSQTECYGAAPAGARHNPDGYLFDVEFIPYLGSLHIGPVLGCAEGAFDECVAALRKREGTKEGAATKTRPILLERLAESAAQLSCARHLYHAISFLLHSAGVARRSLSVQELVTLKRDRAYLVRLCVQAVQRLVQQMGTAVIFEASPVQRHWRDLQVMASHFDVNWETAMLAYGDFAMGHYRCDSVLNHEIS, encoded by the coding sequence ATGGACTGGATGGCGCATCTGTCATTGGAACATCATGAAGCCTGCGCTCGCGCACGAACGCTTCTGGATAAGTGGAGGGGGCGTGCCGCTGAAACCGAACAGGCACGCTGTATTTCCCAGCAAACCATGGACGAATTGCTAGCCGAGGGGCTGATGCAGTTGATCGTGCCTGAACGTTATGGCGGGCTGCAGTGCGATTGGCCAACCCTGGTCGAAGTTTCCAGAATAGCCGCACGGATTTGCCCGTCGACCGCTTGGATGATCGGCCTTGTGGGCAGCCATGCGGCGATAGTCGGGCGGCTTTCTTCCGATTGCCAGGCACAGGTGTTTGCTGATGGGCCTGGGCAAATTATTGCGACGGCGTCCGTATCCCAAGAGGTCTCGATCCTGAAGGTCGACGGTGGCTTTCGCATCAGTGGCACTTGGCGTTTCAGCTCGGGGATCGATCATGCAGGCTGGGTAATCGTGTCCGCCAAGGATCCCCGAGATACATCGCTCACACCGGTGTTGTTGTTCACACTCAGGATTGGCGAGGTGCAGATCGAGGATGTCTGGCACGTCAGCGGAATGTGCGGCACCGGATCAAAAGACCTGCGGTTGGACGATGTCTTTGTGGCAGATGCTTGGGTGACTTCGCAAACCGAGTGTTATGGGGCAGCACCGGCAGGTGCCAGGCACAACCCTGACGGTTACCTGTTTGATGTGGAGTTCATTCCGTACCTGGGCAGCCTGCATATCGGCCCGGTGCTTGGCTGCGCGGAGGGTGCCTTCGATGAATGCGTCGCAGCGCTGCGAAAACGTGAGGGTACGAAGGAGGGCGCAGCAACAAAGACCCGTCCGATACTGCTGGAGCGACTCGCGGAAAGTGCGGCGCAGCTGAGTTGTGCCAGGCACCTCTACCACGCGATTTCTTTTCTACTGCACAGCGCTGGCGTGGCACGCCGCTCGCTGTCAGTGCAAGAGCTGGTCACCCTCAAGCGAGATCGCGCGTACCTGGTTCGGTTGTGTGTGCAGGCTGTGCAACGGTTGGTGCAGCAAATGGGGACGGCGGTGATCTTTGAAGCGAGCCCGGTGCAACGGCACTGGCGTGACCTTCAGGTGATGGCGTCCCATTTTGATGTGAATTGGGAAACCGCAATGCTCGCTTATGGAGATTTTGCGATGGGTCATTACCGATGTGATTCGGTCCTAAATCATGAAATATCCTGA